A genomic window from Natrinema sp. HArc-T2 includes:
- a CDS encoding CehA/McbA family metallohydrolase gives MLSVELHTHSALSYDGRDPVELILEQAEAIGLDAIAVTDHDEIDASLEAAERAPDYGLVGIPGMEISSQAGHILGLGLEEAVPPGLSFESTLEAIHDQDGLAVIPHPFQEARHGVMARISREQLAAGDAIEVYNSRLFTGRANRQAERYARSRGLPMTAGSDAHISEMVGQAVTRVDAEERSAEAILAAIADGRTTVEGKRTPWRISVQQFAGGVTRRLGRVLNLLR, from the coding sequence GTGCTGTCGGTCGAACTCCACACGCACTCGGCGCTGTCGTACGACGGCCGGGATCCGGTCGAGCTCATCTTGGAGCAGGCCGAGGCGATCGGTCTCGACGCGATCGCGGTGACCGATCACGACGAGATCGACGCAAGCCTCGAGGCCGCAGAGCGCGCGCCAGACTACGGTCTCGTGGGCATTCCGGGGATGGAAATCTCGAGTCAAGCGGGCCACATACTGGGACTTGGCCTCGAGGAGGCGGTACCGCCCGGCTTGTCCTTCGAGTCGACGCTCGAGGCAATCCACGATCAGGACGGGCTGGCGGTTATTCCACATCCCTTTCAGGAGGCCCGCCACGGCGTGATGGCCCGCATCTCCCGCGAGCAACTCGCGGCGGGCGACGCCATCGAGGTCTATAATTCGCGGCTGTTTACCGGTCGGGCGAACCGACAGGCAGAACGCTACGCGCGCTCTCGAGGACTGCCGATGACCGCCGGCAGCGACGCCCACATCAGCGAGATGGTCGGGCAAGCGGTCACGCGCGTCGACGCCGAGGAACGCTCCGCCGAGGCGATCCTCGCAGCGATCGCGGACGGACGAACCACAGTCGAGGGAAAGCGCACGCCCTGGCGGATCAGCGTCCAGCAGTTCGCCGGCGGCGTCACGAGACGACTGGGCCGCGTGTTGAATCTCCTCCGATGA
- a CDS encoding asparagine synthase C-terminal domain-containing protein produces the protein MTEPTLHGADPATVRDALADADPLPGTTGFAGELDDRLVRDVLGRVPLYVDTDPDASSATPAWAFEPSALEDPTLFPAGVAAPIDEPLPLPEPESHWALPEPAPETDHEAATDALERAIRQATAAVKREDQDIAVAFSGGVDSALVAELLDAPLYVVGFPDSHDVEAARTAADAMGRELTVVDLEPADLERAVPEVARAIGRTNAMDVQIALPLYLVGERVAADGFDALAVGQGADELFGGYEKVVRLDHRVAAETTRGAVREGIRSLPEQLPRDVLTIEATGLEPVAPLLHDAVVAAALRLPDELLADEDERKRGFRRVAARYLPAEVANRDKKAVQYGSLVARELDRLARQAGYKRRMDDHVTKYVASLLEDAETTAE, from the coding sequence ATGACCGAGCCAACGCTTCACGGTGCCGACCCGGCAACCGTTCGCGACGCACTCGCCGACGCTGACCCGCTCCCGGGAACGACTGGTTTCGCGGGCGAACTCGACGATCGTCTCGTTCGCGACGTCCTCGGACGAGTGCCCCTGTACGTCGACACCGACCCTGACGCCTCGAGTGCGACCCCAGCGTGGGCGTTCGAGCCGAGTGCACTCGAGGATCCGACGCTTTTCCCAGCCGGCGTGGCCGCTCCCATCGACGAGCCGCTGCCGCTGCCGGAGCCGGAATCACACTGGGCGCTGCCTGAGCCGGCCCCCGAGACGGACCACGAGGCCGCTACCGACGCCCTCGAGCGTGCTATCCGTCAAGCGACCGCAGCCGTCAAACGTGAGGATCAGGACATCGCTGTCGCCTTCTCCGGCGGGGTCGACTCGGCGCTGGTGGCCGAACTGCTCGACGCGCCGCTGTATGTCGTCGGCTTCCCCGACAGCCACGATGTCGAAGCCGCGCGGACGGCTGCCGACGCGATGGGCCGCGAGCTTACGGTCGTCGACCTCGAGCCAGCCGACCTCGAGCGGGCCGTCCCCGAGGTCGCACGGGCGATCGGGCGAACGAACGCGATGGACGTTCAAATCGCCCTGCCGCTGTATCTGGTCGGCGAACGCGTCGCCGCCGACGGATTCGACGCGCTCGCGGTCGGGCAGGGAGCCGACGAACTGTTCGGCGGCTACGAGAAGGTCGTCCGACTCGACCACCGGGTCGCAGCAGAGACGACCCGCGGGGCCGTCCGCGAGGGAATCCGGAGCCTCCCCGAGCAACTGCCGCGGGACGTGCTGACGATCGAAGCGACGGGACTCGAGCCGGTCGCGCCGCTGCTGCACGACGCCGTCGTCGCGGCGGCGCTTCGCCTGCCGGACGAGTTGCTGGCCGACGAGGACGAACGAAAACGTGGCTTCCGACGCGTGGCGGCCCGCTATCTGCCCGCCGAGGTCGCCAACAGGGACAAGAAGGCCGTCCAGTACGGCAGCCTCGTCGCCCGCGAACTGGATCGACTCGCCCGGCAGGCCGGCTACAAACGCCGGATGGACGACCACGTCACCAAGTATGTCGCGTCGTTGCTCGAGGATGCGGAGACGACGGCTGAGTAG
- a CDS encoding cupin domain-containing protein produces MRDEYADAIAALEPADGEIETTELVVSDDVLVKAFALGPDAELEAHEHGDSTNVFHVLEGTVTVIQGDEREEIDAPGVVHHQRGVVHGARNDTDETVVFTASLCPMPS; encoded by the coding sequence ATGCGCGACGAATACGCCGACGCGATCGCCGCCCTCGAGCCAGCCGATGGCGAGATCGAAACCACGGAACTGGTCGTCAGCGACGATGTCCTCGTGAAAGCGTTCGCCCTCGGGCCGGACGCAGAACTCGAGGCCCACGAACACGGCGATAGTACGAACGTCTTCCACGTGCTCGAGGGGACAGTGACAGTCATCCAGGGCGATGAGCGCGAGGAGATCGATGCGCCCGGGGTGGTCCACCACCAGCGCGGCGTCGTCCATGGCGCGAGAAACGACACCGACGAGACGGTGGTCTTTACGGCGAGTCTCTGTCCGATGCCGTCCTGA
- a CDS encoding P-loop NTPase — MTITAHELEIKLEEVEDPDIGEDIVSLGLVNDVTIDDETARISLAFNAPYAPSEMEIGNQIRDVIEDAGLEADLRAHVDEEHGFDDEVLPRVRNVIAVSSGKGGVGKTTVAANLAAGLEKRGAMVGLLDADIHGPNVPQILPAESDPGVTPNEEIVPPRSDGVRIISMGMMMENEDDPAILRGPMVNKFMMKFLEGVEWGRLDYLIVDLPPGTGDATLNLLQSMPVTGAVVVTTPQEMALDDTRKGIQMFNKHDTPVLGVVENMSSFICPSCGDQHGLFGTGGADTIVDKYDIPLLGRIPIHPDFGADGSKGALVKNDDSEVQSHLEDVVGEVADRVGETNRRTVSENITQEPANKLPTETED, encoded by the coding sequence ATGACCATCACAGCACACGAGCTCGAAATCAAACTCGAGGAGGTCGAGGATCCGGACATCGGCGAGGACATCGTCTCGCTCGGACTGGTCAACGACGTCACGATCGACGACGAGACGGCTCGCATCTCGCTTGCGTTTAACGCGCCGTATGCACCCTCCGAGATGGAGATCGGCAACCAGATCCGCGACGTCATCGAAGACGCCGGTCTCGAGGCCGACCTGCGAGCACACGTCGACGAGGAACACGGCTTCGACGACGAAGTCCTGCCACGCGTTCGCAACGTCATCGCCGTCTCCTCCGGAAAAGGTGGGGTCGGCAAGACGACGGTTGCGGCCAACCTTGCGGCCGGGCTCGAGAAACGCGGCGCGATGGTCGGACTGCTCGACGCCGACATTCACGGGCCGAACGTTCCCCAGATCCTCCCGGCCGAGAGCGATCCCGGCGTCACGCCCAACGAGGAAATCGTCCCGCCGCGTTCGGACGGCGTCCGCATCATCAGCATGGGAATGATGATGGAAAACGAGGACGACCCCGCGATCCTCCGTGGGCCGATGGTCAACAAGTTCATGATGAAGTTCTTAGAGGGCGTCGAGTGGGGCCGACTCGACTACCTGATCGTCGACCTGCCGCCGGGAACGGGCGACGCGACGCTGAACCTGCTGCAGTCGATGCCCGTCACCGGTGCCGTCGTCGTCACGACGCCACAGGAAATGGCACTCGACGACACCCGCAAGGGGATCCAGATGTTCAACAAACACGACACCCCGGTCCTGGGCGTCGTCGAGAACATGAGCTCCTTCATTTGTCCGTCCTGTGGTGACCAGCACGGTCTGTTCGGCACCGGCGGCGCTGACACCATCGTCGACAAGTACGACATCCCACTGCTGGGCCGGATTCCGATCCATCCCGACTTCGGGGCCGACGGCAGCAAAGGGGCCCTGGTCAAAAACGACGACAGCGAGGTCCAGAGCCACCTCGAGGACGTCGTCGGCGAGGTCGCCGATCGGGTAGGCGAGACCAACCGCCGGACGGTCTCGGAAAACATTACGCAAGAGCCCGCGAACAAGCTGCCGACCGAGACGGAAGACTAA
- the nrfD gene encoding NrfD/PsrC family molybdoenzyme membrane anchor subunit, producing the protein MSTKEPTEADILRPINTLTKKYFILYGIAALALVAFLVGWAYQLQKGLVVTGLGDWGSGGGSTWGLYIGAFIWWVGVAHGGIILSAAVRLLGMDRYMPIARLAEMTTIGGLSAAGFYILVHMGRPDRMVTSVIGHYHITVNNSPLVWDVTVITAYFVLSATYLALTLRYDISRLRDQLPDRFEPVYKLMTLGYTEEEDEIIERMVWWLAAAVIIMAPLLLHGGVIPWLFALLPAMPAWTGGIQGPMFLSIALMSAIGGVTIISYAFRRAYDWDHIITDDIFRGLLLWLGFFTLLFLWFQLQFVLNGVFLGPNAKAISAEAKLAHPLYQLAMFLIFSTLVYIFLQAIRPSLFSKKRALLASGVILTGTLTEKVLFVVEGFKHPVFDIYANTPGTYFPSLIEWLSLAGTAGLVALLFLNVSKLVPVVELHAVEHMRGDHAHGDEATEPEVEA; encoded by the coding sequence ATGAGCACGAAGGAGCCAACCGAAGCGGACATCCTTCGTCCCATCAACACGCTCACGAAGAAGTACTTCATCCTGTACGGCATCGCAGCCCTGGCCCTCGTGGCCTTCCTCGTGGGCTGGGCCTACCAGCTCCAGAAGGGGCTAGTCGTCACCGGGCTCGGTGACTGGGGCTCCGGTGGTGGCTCGACCTGGGGTCTGTACATCGGCGCATTCATCTGGTGGGTCGGTGTCGCACACGGCGGTATCATCCTCTCGGCTGCTGTCCGACTGCTCGGGATGGATCGATACATGCCGATCGCCCGACTCGCGGAGATGACGACCATCGGTGGCCTCTCGGCCGCCGGCTTCTACATTCTGGTCCACATGGGTCGACCGGACCGGATGGTCACGAGCGTCATCGGTCACTACCATATCACGGTCAACAACTCGCCGCTGGTGTGGGACGTGACGGTCATTACGGCCTACTTCGTGCTGTCGGCGACCTATCTCGCGCTCACGCTCCGATACGACATCAGCCGACTGCGTGATCAGCTTCCCGATCGCTTCGAGCCGGTCTACAAGCTGATGACGCTTGGCTACACCGAGGAAGAAGACGAGATCATCGAGCGGATGGTCTGGTGGCTCGCGGCGGCAGTTATCATCATGGCCCCGCTCTTGCTCCACGGTGGCGTCATCCCGTGGCTGTTCGCACTGCTCCCGGCGATGCCCGCCTGGACCGGCGGCATTCAGGGCCCGATGTTCCTGAGCATCGCACTGATGTCGGCGATCGGCGGTGTGACCATCATCTCGTATGCGTTCCGCCGCGCCTACGACTGGGACCACATCATCACTGACGACATCTTCCGCGGGCTGCTCCTGTGGCTCGGATTCTTCACCCTGCTGTTCCTCTGGTTCCAGCTCCAGTTCGTTCTCAACGGCGTCTTCCTCGGACCAAATGCGAAGGCAATCTCTGCCGAAGCGAAGCTCGCTCACCCGCTCTATCAGCTTGCGATGTTCCTGATCTTCAGTACGCTCGTGTACATCTTCCTGCAGGCGATCCGTCCGTCGCTGTTCAGCAAGAAGCGAGCGCTCCTCGCCAGCGGGGTCATCCTTACGGGGACGCTGACCGAGAAGGTCCTGTTCGTCGTCGAAGGATTCAAGCACCCGGTGTTCGACATCTACGCCAACACGCCCGGGACCTACTTCCCGAGCCTGATCGAGTGGCTGTCGCTCGCTGGGACTGCTGGACTGGTGGCACTTTTATTCCTCAACGTCTCGAAGCTCGTCCCAGTGGTCGAGCTCCACGCGGTCGAACACATGCGTGGCGACCACGCACACGGTGACGAGGCGACCGAACCGGAGGTGGAAGCATGA
- a CDS encoding 4Fe-4S ferredoxin N-terminal domain-containing protein has product MSTDDESFHPLGNEWEGELESMLDDTEYDSQLGMDMARDAMRVTNGELSEAEFHEKYHDDVMEEFGEDERPTKEAYEAAQEETKGTVSRMLDKFDGDGEQTRRETMKKMGVGAAAVGVGAWGTVDDGPEASVAEGGHGSSTETHEKPDTQWGMTIDLERCDGCLTCMQACKQENDLDAGVNWMYVMAWEDRNHTSPEGGQGVRESGTYTDFNMGSDFNMLVRPCQHCTDAPCEKVCPTTARHTRDKDGIVLTDYDVCIGCRYCQVACPYGVNYFQWDEPSVAYDDIDGLESPEDPDQITHAEYEHGTRWVDSRAPRGVMSKCTFCPTMQDGKQGEEKVGTTACESACPPNAIQFGDVNDEKSDSYQHREHPVKSRAIAHLSGDHVSSGRYVPDPETVDSTLSDGDDLQSAIEALDTAGESDTFDEEVLSMMKAIDIISEGLEPEGNANTTLIESEAALLESLDAIESYVNLETEEALDTLDLGDGSEQEARFQLQQYVGESSAFNLLDDIGTNPNVTYLGAEPGTNARQVEGPTKYEDVGLLDKRQEELDKGTVGHIDGVSL; this is encoded by the coding sequence ATGAGTACGGACGACGAATCATTCCATCCACTCGGAAATGAGTGGGAAGGCGAACTCGAGTCGATGCTCGACGATACCGAGTACGATAGCCAACTCGGTATGGACATGGCTCGCGACGCGATGCGAGTCACCAACGGCGAACTTTCTGAGGCCGAATTCCACGAGAAATATCACGACGACGTGATGGAGGAGTTCGGCGAGGACGAGCGTCCGACGAAGGAGGCCTACGAAGCGGCCCAGGAAGAGACCAAGGGAACGGTCTCCCGAATGCTCGATAAGTTCGACGGTGACGGCGAGCAGACCCGTCGCGAAACGATGAAGAAGATGGGTGTCGGCGCGGCAGCCGTCGGCGTCGGTGCGTGGGGCACCGTCGACGACGGTCCCGAGGCCAGCGTTGCCGAAGGCGGCCACGGTAGTAGTACAGAGACCCACGAGAAACCCGATACCCAGTGGGGCATGACGATCGACCTGGAACGCTGTGACGGCTGTCTGACCTGCATGCAGGCCTGCAAGCAGGAGAACGACCTCGACGCGGGCGTCAACTGGATGTACGTCATGGCTTGGGAGGACCGCAACCATACTTCTCCCGAGGGTGGCCAGGGTGTGAGAGAATCCGGTACCTACACCGACTTCAACATGGGGAGCGACTTCAACATGCTCGTGCGACCGTGCCAGCACTGCACGGACGCCCCCTGTGAGAAGGTGTGCCCGACGACCGCCCGTCACACCCGTGACAAGGACGGTATCGTGTTGACCGACTACGACGTCTGTATCGGTTGCCGATACTGTCAGGTCGCCTGCCCGTACGGCGTCAACTACTTCCAGTGGGACGAGCCCAGCGTGGCCTACGATGACATCGACGGCCTCGAGAGCCCCGAAGACCCCGACCAGATCACGCACGCCGAGTACGAACACGGCACGCGGTGGGTCGACAGTCGTGCCCCACGTGGCGTCATGAGCAAGTGTACGTTCTGTCCGACCATGCAGGACGGCAAACAGGGCGAGGAGAAGGTCGGGACGACCGCCTGTGAATCGGCCTGTCCGCCGAATGCGATCCAGTTCGGTGACGTCAACGACGAGAAGAGCGACTCGTACCAGCACCGCGAGCACCCGGTCAAGAGCCGGGCGATCGCCCACCTGAGCGGCGACCACGTCAGTAGTGGTCGGTACGTTCCCGATCCGGAGACGGTCGACAGCACGCTCAGCGATGGTGACGATCTCCAGTCTGCGATCGAAGCGCTCGACACCGCCGGCGAGAGCGATACCTTCGACGAGGAGGTGCTGTCGATGATGAAAGCGATCGACATCATCAGCGAAGGGCTCGAGCCCGAGGGCAACGCCAACACCACTCTGATCGAGAGCGAGGCGGCCCTTCTCGAGTCCCTCGACGCCATCGAATCGTACGTCAACCTCGAGACCGAGGAGGCCCTCGATACGCTGGACCTCGGCGACGGCAGCGAGCAGGAAGCACGGTTCCAACTCCAGCAGTACGTGGGCGAGTCGAGCGCGTTCAACCTGCTCGACGACATCGGGACGAACCCGAACGTCACGTACCTCGGTGCGGAGCCCGGAACGAACGCCCGTCAGGTCGAGGGCCCGACGAAGTACGAAGACGTCGGTCTCCTCGACAAGCGGCAGGAAGAACTCGATAAAGGTACTGTCGGCCACATTGATGGGGTGTCGCTATGA
- a CDS encoding helix-turn-helix domain-containing protein: protein MAHATLTITMPEEIWIQQLSTAYPESTFRVLAAVPGPESGFALVRITGQTVTAVIEAMADHSQLTELTIVQQADSEATVHFETTAPLLLVSSQESGVPIELPVEIVDGEATVEVTGSRERLADLAKQLERFGFQYRIENVSERLHESQLLSERQLEVVVAAVEAGYYDTPRRCSLTELAARLDIAKSTCSETLHRAEEAMIKRFVAELPGVAEHADLEDQPAGT from the coding sequence ATGGCCCACGCGACACTCACGATTACGATGCCCGAGGAGATCTGGATTCAGCAGCTATCGACAGCCTATCCCGAGTCGACATTTCGGGTGCTCGCGGCTGTTCCCGGGCCCGAGTCCGGGTTTGCGCTCGTTCGGATCACCGGGCAGACAGTCACGGCGGTGATCGAAGCGATGGCCGACCATTCACAGCTCACTGAACTCACGATCGTACAGCAAGCGGACAGCGAAGCGACGGTTCACTTCGAGACGACGGCACCGTTGCTGTTGGTATCCTCGCAGGAGTCGGGTGTCCCGATCGAACTCCCAGTGGAAATCGTCGACGGCGAGGCGACTGTCGAGGTCACCGGCTCCCGCGAACGGCTGGCAGACCTCGCCAAACAGCTCGAGCGGTTCGGGTTCCAGTATCGGATCGAGAACGTCAGTGAGCGACTTCACGAGAGCCAGCTCCTCTCGGAGCGCCAACTCGAAGTGGTAGTCGCCGCCGTCGAAGCGGGCTACTACGACACCCCACGGCGCTGTTCACTGACTGAACTCGCGGCCCGCCTCGACATCGCCAAATCGACGTGCAGTGAGACGCTTCACCGGGCTGAAGAGGCGATGATCAAGCGGTTCGTCGCGGAGCTACCAGGTGTTGCCGAGCACGCCGATCTCGAGGATCAGCCCGCGGGTACGTAA
- a CDS encoding alpha/beta fold hydrolase, translating into MRSNREPTVSDDELATAVLSTVDAISSRRRVNGTELHVVAAGDETDPLVVLLHGFPEYWYGWRGVVAPLVEAGYRVLVPDQRGYNRSEKPDGVRAYRTSVLSQDIVDLIATEGRDTAHVVGHDWGGVVAWDLACRFPAVVDRLAIVNAPHPTAYRRQLLSNPEQLRRSWYAICFQPPWIPELACRSDDYRLLERALRGTAAPGTFTDAELARYRRAWSRDGAVSGMLNWYRAALRYPPQLPTDRVDAPTLVVWGEDDAALVPSLAVDSAGFCATSRLELLPATSHWVAHEAPDRLCDLLLGHLDAGYRSH; encoded by the coding sequence ATGAGATCGAATCGGGAACCGACCGTTTCGGACGACGAACTTGCGACCGCCGTTCTGTCGACCGTCGACGCGATATCGTCCCGCCGAAGGGTCAACGGAACCGAGTTGCACGTCGTCGCTGCTGGCGACGAAACCGACCCGCTGGTCGTCTTGCTTCACGGCTTTCCCGAGTACTGGTATGGCTGGCGAGGCGTGGTCGCCCCGCTCGTCGAGGCCGGCTATCGGGTCCTCGTTCCCGACCAGCGCGGCTACAACCGCAGCGAGAAGCCCGACGGTGTTCGGGCATACCGAACGAGCGTACTGTCGCAGGATATCGTCGACCTGATCGCGACTGAAGGCCGCGACACCGCACACGTCGTCGGCCACGACTGGGGTGGCGTCGTCGCCTGGGACCTGGCGTGTCGGTTCCCCGCGGTCGTCGATCGGCTCGCCATCGTCAACGCGCCCCATCCGACCGCCTACCGGCGACAACTGCTTTCAAACCCCGAGCAACTGCGTCGGAGCTGGTATGCCATCTGTTTTCAGCCTCCGTGGATCCCCGAACTCGCCTGTCGGTCCGACGACTATCGTCTCCTCGAGCGAGCGCTCCGGGGGACCGCCGCGCCGGGAACGTTCACCGACGCCGAACTGGCCCGTTACCGGCGGGCCTGGAGCCGGGATGGGGCGGTCTCCGGGATGCTAAACTGGTACCGGGCGGCGCTGCGGTATCCACCTCAGCTCCCGACCGACCGGGTTGATGCACCGACGCTCGTCGTCTGGGGCGAGGACGACGCGGCGCTCGTCCCCTCGCTGGCGGTCGATAGCGCGGGGTTCTGTGCGACGAGTCGCCTCGAGCTCCTGCCGGCGACGAGTCACTGGGTGGCCCACGAAGCGCCCGACCGACTGTGCGATCTCCTGCTCGGGCATCTCGACGCAGGATATCGTAGTCACTGA
- the gatC gene encoding Asp-tRNA(Asn)/Glu-tRNA(Gln) amidotransferase subunit GatC produces MSDDAVSPEEVRHVADLARVDLADDEVDRFAGQFADILEYFETLDEVPEVDREADLANVMRPDEEHDSLDSEEALRNAPETEDGYFKGPNVS; encoded by the coding sequence ATGAGCGACGACGCCGTCAGTCCCGAGGAGGTCCGCCACGTCGCGGATCTGGCTCGCGTCGATCTCGCCGACGACGAGGTCGACCGGTTCGCCGGACAGTTCGCGGACATCCTCGAGTACTTCGAGACGTTAGACGAGGTGCCGGAGGTCGACCGCGAGGCCGATCTCGCGAACGTGATGCGACCGGACGAGGAACACGACTCCCTCGACAGCGAGGAGGCGCTCCGGAACGCGCCGGAAACGGAGGACGGCTACTTCAAAGGGCCGAACGTCTCGTAA
- the gatA gene encoding Asp-tRNA(Asn)/Glu-tRNA(Gln) amidotransferase subunit GatA gives MSENIFITEERIEGADDGPLAGKTVAVKDNISTEGVRTTCGSKMLEEYVPPYDATVVSRLKEAGATIVGKANMDEFGMGTTTETSYFGETDNPAAPGHVPGGSSGGSAAAVAAGEADLALGSDTGGSVRCPAAFCGVVGIKPTYGLVSRYGLVAYGNSLEQIGPFGDTVEDAAALLDVIAGSDERDATTRSEGDDANYADAATGDVDGLQIGVPTELLEGADEGVVETFWDAIDALEDKGASYHEVSLPSVEHAVEAYYVIAMSEASSNLARFDGVRYGHSGGYDGNWNETFAKAREEGFGDEVKRRILLGTYALSAGYHDKYYKKAQDARAWVKQDFDEALTEADVLASPTMPVPPFELGESLDDPLKMYLADANTTPVNLADLPAISVPAGETDGLPVGLQLVGPAFGEELLIRAASALA, from the coding sequence ATGTCGGAGAATATTTTCATCACCGAGGAGCGGATCGAGGGTGCCGACGACGGCCCGCTGGCTGGCAAAACGGTCGCGGTCAAGGACAACATTTCGACCGAGGGCGTCCGGACGACCTGTGGCTCGAAGATGCTCGAGGAGTACGTCCCGCCCTACGACGCGACGGTCGTCAGCCGGCTCAAAGAGGCTGGCGCGACCATCGTCGGCAAGGCCAACATGGACGAGTTCGGGATGGGGACGACCACCGAGACCTCCTACTTCGGGGAGACGGACAACCCCGCTGCACCCGGCCACGTCCCCGGTGGCTCCTCCGGTGGCTCGGCGGCAGCCGTCGCCGCCGGCGAGGCCGATCTCGCGCTCGGTTCCGACACCGGCGGTTCGGTCCGCTGTCCGGCTGCCTTCTGTGGCGTCGTCGGGATCAAGCCCACCTACGGGCTGGTCTCTCGGTACGGCCTCGTCGCCTACGGCAACAGCTTAGAGCAGATCGGCCCCTTCGGCGATACCGTCGAAGACGCCGCCGCGTTGCTCGACGTGATCGCCGGCAGCGACGAACGCGACGCGACCACGCGCAGCGAGGGCGACGACGCGAACTACGCCGACGCTGCGACCGGCGACGTCGACGGGCTCCAGATCGGCGTTCCCACCGAGTTGCTCGAGGGGGCCGACGAGGGCGTCGTCGAAACGTTCTGGGACGCCATCGATGCCCTCGAGGATAAAGGCGCGTCGTACCACGAAGTCAGCCTCCCGTCGGTCGAACACGCCGTCGAGGCCTACTACGTGATCGCGATGTCGGAAGCGTCGTCGAATCTCGCGCGGTTCGACGGCGTCCGCTACGGTCACTCGGGTGGCTACGACGGCAACTGGAACGAGACGTTCGCGAAAGCCCGCGAAGAAGGGTTCGGTGACGAGGTCAAGCGTCGCATCCTGCTTGGCACGTACGCGCTCTCGGCGGGCTACCACGACAAGTACTACAAGAAGGCCCAGGACGCTCGCGCGTGGGTCAAACAGGACTTCGACGAGGCGCTTACGGAAGCTGACGTGCTCGCGAGCCCGACGATGCCGGTGCCGCCGTTCGAACTCGGCGAGAGTCTCGACGACCCGCTGAAGATGTACCTCGCCGACGCCAACACCACACCGGTCAATCTCGCGGACCTGCCGGCAATTTCGGTCCCAGCGGGCGAAACCGATGGGCTCCCCGTCGGCCTCCAGCTCGTCGGCCCGGCATTCGGCGAGGAACTGTTGATTCGGGCTGCGAGCGCGCTCGCCTGA
- a CDS encoding formate/nitrite transporter family protein — protein MPIAPDPTDIFDRAVDEGERRLEQSPLELAATSFIAGFTIVFGIAALGVVDGLVQPRFGDIAHIAGALAFGVGVVFLVVGRTELFNENFVAPAAKAVDQDGSWMLRSLGRLWTVTLVFNLIGGFLFAFVFAVDGVLPSGSAHALARTAEGIVHRPIRGMFASAIVGGALVSLLSYLLEAVNSVRSRITLAYIVGFLLALGPFDHVIVTAVHVFFGFLFDAAIGYGALLETVVVATAGNVVGGLGLVTFTHVAQVRGARKAE, from the coding sequence GTGCCCATCGCTCCGGATCCCACGGACATATTCGACCGGGCCGTCGACGAAGGCGAACGGCGACTCGAGCAGTCGCCGCTCGAACTCGCAGCGACCAGCTTCATTGCGGGGTTTACGATCGTTTTCGGTATCGCTGCACTGGGAGTCGTCGACGGGCTGGTTCAACCGCGGTTCGGAGACATCGCACATATCGCGGGTGCGCTCGCCTTCGGCGTCGGCGTCGTGTTCCTGGTCGTCGGTCGAACGGAACTCTTCAATGAGAACTTCGTTGCTCCGGCCGCCAAGGCGGTCGATCAGGACGGCTCGTGGATGCTCCGATCGCTCGGCCGCCTGTGGACTGTTACCCTCGTCTTCAATCTCATCGGTGGATTCCTCTTCGCGTTCGTCTTCGCCGTCGATGGCGTCCTTCCGTCAGGATCGGCGCATGCGTTGGCGCGGACCGCCGAGGGAATCGTTCATCGACCGATAAGAGGGATGTTCGCGAGTGCTATCGTCGGGGGCGCACTCGTGAGCCTCCTGTCGTACCTCCTCGAGGCAGTCAACAGCGTCCGGAGCCGAATCACGCTGGCGTACATCGTCGGCTTCCTGCTCGCGCTCGGTCCCTTCGATCACGTCATCGTCACTGCGGTCCACGTCTTCTTTGGCTTCCTCTTCGATGCCGCGATCGGCTACGGCGCGCTGCTCGAGACGGTCGTCGTCGCTACCGCGGGGAACGTCGTCGGGGGACTCGGGTTAGTGACGTTCACCCACGTTGCGCAGGTTCGAGGTGCGAGAAAAGCGGAGTAG